The sequence GAAAATATTTGGCAAGGTTGAAGAATGTGCTTATTCTAACACGACTATGAAAAACTGTACTAAAATGATTCTCGCAGTTGTCGGCCTCGCAGCATTGGCGCTGAGCTCTTGCAATACTTTCCGTGGTATGGGGCAAGACATTCGTGCCGGAGGTGACGCGATTTCCGATGCGGCTTCTCGCTAAGCAGAACCAACTGAAAGATGATAAAAAAGCCGCGCATTCGCGCGGCTTTTTCATTGTTATGTATTCGGTTGATATGAATAAGAGACGTTCTGATAGCAGCTTGTGCGGAAAGAGGACTGGTGAATCGTGTCGGTTTTGACAACTTTGCTCATTGCCCCAAACTAGGGAATGTAGCGTGATGCCATGCAGGCGGGGACAGGCGAATCGCTGCAAATTTGGCTTAATAGGTTGAAGCGTCCCAGGAATGCGTTTATGAAGGCGACATGTCTGAACACTACGAACTGAAAGTTATTCTCTACGGAATCGAGCCGCTCATCTGGCGTGAGATCTCCGTCCCTGCTGAGACGACCTTTGGGAAGCTTCACAAGCTGTTACAAGCTGCGATGGGGTGGGAAGACAAGCACTCTCACGAGTTTCGTCACGGCAAGGGCAGGAATCTGACCAGTGTGGTAGCTGATGGGAGTGATGTGGCGGTGATCAAGGGTGAGGATTTCAAGGATGAGAATGATCTTACCTTGAAGCAGTTGATCGGGAGGAAGCATTTCCCATTCCGCATGCTATACCGTTACGACTTCAGCGATGATTGGATTCATGAGCTGAATTTTCAACGTAAGAGTGAAGGATCAGGTAAGTGTGTTCTCATTGATGGAGAGAGGAATTGTCCACCTGAGGACTGCGGTGGATCTCACGGGTACCAGAATTGTGCGGATGGGGTTCTTGAGTGGATGGATGATGACTATGATCCGTCTAGCTTCGATAAGAAGGCTGCGGAAAAGCGCATCTCCAAGCTCAAATAAGGTAGATTAAAATAAGTCGGCTAACAGCGTGTCCAGAACCTTTCTGAAAGGAGAGGGCATGGGGAGGTTAGGGAGCTCTTCCAGCTGGTGCCATTTCTCTTGCTCTGGATTTTCGGAATTCGGAATGCTTATATTTCTGGTATCATAGATACGCAGGGTCACGCGGTGGTGGGTGATCCCATACGTGGATTTAGAGAGTAGGGGGCAGGCTTCCAGTTGGTGGTGAGCGCGTTCGGGGAGTTTCCACATGCCAGACCTTCGGGCGCTTGCCTTCTCTTGGTGTAGTAGGATTTTTCCGTCTTGGATGGCGAGTATGCAGTGCTCATCAACAAGCACAGTCTTTTTGGCCGAGCCTTTTTTGGGGAGGCTTGTAGGGTCTTTTGTGCTGCAGAATTTATTAAGGATGCAAGTCTCGCATTTAGGAGCCTTGTTGGTACAGACCTGCTGCCCAAGTTCCATCAGGGCAGAGTTGTATGCCCGTGCGTTCTTCGCGGGCACGAGTTGCTCAGCCCATGACCAGAGTTGCTTCTGCCCCGCTGTGGTGTCGACTCGCTCTTGGTAATCGAAGACTCGAGAAAAGACTCGGGCGACATTGGCGTCGACGATGGGTTGAGACTGGTTATAGGCGAATGAGGCTACAGCGCCTGCTGTGTAGCGGCCGATTCCTGGAAGGGCTCTTATTTGCTCATACTGCTTGGGAAAAATTCCTTCGTGATAATCGCAGATGGCTTTAGCTGCTTTTTGGAGATTTCTTACACGTCTGTAATAGCCTAGGCCTTCCCAGGCTGAGAGGATGGTCTGTTCATCGGCGCGCGCCAGATCTGCCGGAGTGGGGAACTGTGAGATGAAGTGTACGAAAAAGCCTTTGTTGAGTACTGTGGCTACTTGTGTCTGTTGAAGCATAACCTCGGAAATGAGGATATGCCATGGATCCGTAGTTTGCCTCCATGGGTAATCCTCGCCTTCCTTGCTGAACCACTGGATGAGTGATTTTTGGAATGATGCTGGTTGTTGCAGCGGCATGGTTGCTTAGGATAGGGAGGTGTTTACGGTAATGGTTGTACCCAGGGTGTGAATGGCTCCAGGCTCAAGGGTGTAAACATCGTCAAAGGCATTCGCGGTCTCTACACAGACGAAACTGAGATAGTCCTCATTACCCAAGTCGCCCATGCCGGCGGATTTTTCGATCCATGGGTTCCAGACGACTGTTGAGCGGCTGCCATTTTTGGCGACGTGAATTTGACGTGAGTTGCCGCGGTCATCAATGGTGGTTGTCGCCATGGTCTTTTCAAAGACGAGGTCCGTCTCTTTGGTGAAGCTGAGTGCTCCTGACTGGGTACCGTGTTTATTCGTCACTTTGTCGGCGAAGGTGACTCCATCAAGGCCAATCACGGAGACATCTGAAATGTGCGCGATGTCGAAGTAGGTGTGAAGAGCACCGCCGATGGTGATGCTGGAATCGCTTCGGTTGCAGCTAGTGAGCTGGACATCGAGGGCTTGACCTATTCTAAAAGTGATTTCAGCAGTTGTATGCTGGGGCCATAATTCGTTGGCTACTTGGCGGGTGTCAAACTCCAGAGTCACTTCGGTGTAGTCCTCGTGTTTGGTGGTGCTTTTGAGTTCCCAGAAACGGTCGCGTGCAAAGCCGTGATTAGGTTTTGAGTTGTCACTCGGGTGTGGGCCAAACCATGGCCAGCAGACAGGGATGCCACCGCGGATGGCCTTGCCTTCTTGGAATATGGCTTTCGAGCTGGTGAAAATGATGGGTTGGCTGCCAGTGGGAGTATACTCAATCAGAGTGGCTCCAAGTAGGGCGATTGTGGCTTTTGCGTGACGGTTGTCTATTTTGATCACCGGATAGCCCGGGCTGAGTTCTTCAAACCAAAGTTCTTGTGGTATGCTGAATGAGTCGCTTGGAACCGTTGCCATGCGGCTAGGTTGCACACGAATCGGGCATGATCAATGCGAGAGAACGTCAAAACGTCTGGAATTTCTCATAAAAGGGCGTTGAAGGTAGTGGGGGGCACC is a genomic window of Rubritalea squalenifaciens DSM 18772 containing:
- a CDS encoding A/G-specific adenine glycosylase → MPLQQPASFQKSLIQWFSKEGEDYPWRQTTDPWHILISEVMLQQTQVATVLNKGFFVHFISQFPTPADLARADEQTILSAWEGLGYYRRVRNLQKAAKAICDYHEGIFPKQYEQIRALPGIGRYTAGAVASFAYNQSQPIVDANVARVFSRVFDYQERVDTTAGQKQLWSWAEQLVPAKNARAYNSALMELGQQVCTNKAPKCETCILNKFCSTKDPTSLPKKGSAKKTVLVDEHCILAIQDGKILLHQEKASARRSGMWKLPERAHHQLEACPLLSKSTYGITHHRVTLRIYDTRNISIPNSENPEQEKWHQLEELPNLPMPSPFRKVLDTLLADLF
- a CDS encoding plasmid pRiA4b ORF-3 family protein: MSEHYELKVILYGIEPLIWREISVPAETTFGKLHKLLQAAMGWEDKHSHEFRHGKGRNLTSVVADGSDVAVIKGEDFKDENDLTLKQLIGRKHFPFRMLYRYDFSDDWIHELNFQRKSEGSGKCVLIDGERNCPPEDCGGSHGYQNCADGVLEWMDDDYDPSSFDKKAAEKRISKLK
- a CDS encoding entericidin A/B family lipoprotein: MKNCTKMILAVVGLAALALSSCNTFRGMGQDIRAGGDAISDAASR
- a CDS encoding D-hexose-6-phosphate mutarotase; amino-acid sequence: MATVPSDSFSIPQELWFEELSPGYPVIKIDNRHAKATIALLGATLIEYTPTGSQPIIFTSSKAIFQEGKAIRGGIPVCWPWFGPHPSDNSKPNHGFARDRFWELKSTTKHEDYTEVTLEFDTRQVANELWPQHTTAEITFRIGQALDVQLTSCNRSDSSITIGGALHTYFDIAHISDVSVIGLDGVTFADKVTNKHGTQSGALSFTKETDLVFEKTMATTTIDDRGNSRQIHVAKNGSRSTVVWNPWIEKSAGMGDLGNEDYLSFVCVETANAFDDVYTLEPGAIHTLGTTITVNTSLS